One Tessaracoccus lacteus DNA window includes the following coding sequences:
- a CDS encoding IS110 family transposase yields the protein MMPTHPSTVVAGVDTHLATHHVAVLDHTTGALLGDLEIETSLTGYRQLLDFVTSFGTVALVGVEGTSSYGAGLSRFLTRAGIAVREVIRPKRAARRLHGKTDPLDAILAARTLLTGETLPLPKPGTGNVEAIRVLLTARESAVKARTQAIVQLKSLLVTAPDQVRDTYRRLTGKALHAKLAACRPHGPVDQSSTMTALRSLARRIRDLDDEINLLNPQLQTLVAQTAPGVLDLVGVGVISAAQLLVTVGDDPTRIHSKAAFAKLCGVAPIPASSGKTHRMRLNRGGDRRANRALHTIALARARIDPDTIAYLAKKQAEGKTRREATRCLKRYISHLIITAIWTPPVVPPINDLRPLRHAKGLTTTQAGHALGVWPARISGIERGTLRNDTLTTRYREWLTTA from the coding sequence ATGATGCCAACCCATCCATCCACAGTGGTAGCGGGAGTCGATACCCATCTCGCCACCCACCACGTCGCGGTCCTCGACCACACCACCGGGGCACTCCTCGGCGACCTGGAGATCGAGACCAGTCTCACCGGGTACCGCCAGCTGCTGGACTTCGTCACTTCGTTCGGGACGGTCGCACTGGTCGGGGTCGAGGGAACCTCGTCGTATGGGGCGGGCCTGTCCCGGTTCCTGACCCGGGCCGGGATCGCAGTGCGTGAGGTGATCCGCCCGAAACGCGCCGCCCGCAGACTCCATGGCAAGACCGACCCGTTGGACGCGATCCTGGCCGCCCGCACCCTCCTGACCGGCGAGACCCTCCCCCTGCCGAAACCCGGCACCGGCAATGTTGAAGCGATCCGGGTCCTCCTGACGGCGCGGGAGTCCGCGGTCAAGGCCCGCACCCAGGCCATCGTCCAACTCAAAAGCCTGCTCGTGACCGCCCCGGACCAGGTCCGCGACACCTACCGCCGACTCACTGGGAAGGCCCTCCACGCGAAGCTGGCCGCCTGCCGACCCCACGGCCCCGTCGACCAGTCCTCCACCATGACCGCGCTGCGGTCCCTGGCGCGACGGATCCGTGACCTCGACGACGAGATCAACCTCCTCAACCCCCAGCTGCAGACCCTGGTCGCCCAGACAGCACCCGGCGTCCTCGATCTCGTCGGGGTCGGGGTGATCTCCGCCGCCCAACTGCTGGTCACCGTCGGCGACGACCCGACCCGGATCCACTCGAAGGCAGCGTTCGCGAAACTCTGCGGCGTCGCCCCGATCCCCGCCTCCTCCGGCAAAACCCACCGGATGCGCCTCAACCGCGGCGGAGACCGACGCGCGAACCGGGCCCTACACACCATCGCCCTGGCCAGAGCCCGCATCGATCCTGACACGATCGCCTACCTCGCGAAGAAACAAGCAGAAGGCAAAACCCGCCGCGAAGCGACCCGCTGCCTCAAGCGCTACATCTCCCACCTGATCATCACCGCGATCTGGACCCCACCCGTGGTCCCACCCATCAACGACCTCAGACCCCTCCGCCACGCCAAAGGCCTCACCACCACCCAAGCCGGCCACGCACTCGGCGTCTGGCCAGCCCGCATCTCCGGCATCGAACGCGGAACACTGCGCAACGACACCCTCACCACCCGCTACAGAGAATGGCTCACAACCGCTTGA